The Calliphora vicina chromosome 3, idCalVici1.1, whole genome shotgun sequence genome contains a region encoding:
- the LOC135953699 gene encoding putative gustatory receptor 77a, with amino-acid sequence MTYFVFRKDFNFATKLFLTIIYAIYFVSRFLGIACFCYDSQRQCAKESWQTRLYSGCLVLIVLAFMPFAIRILFLRQNLLLTYVGYIRYGMMLLCALATLYMQMHYRRAIMDCVNKMLESRDILQMNINHDNRSHKRVIWNIMAKCLTIMLQLLWIIFLILNDEASKRLWYLVTLLYVQYCQLILVTTLNLLFYGSWVMTLITQQLNHNLRDNLKQLKCLTYHRTGYHQYRQQYLCHQLEQVMQQHWQMFKLSGTFLHLYCWQIVCFLTFVIIECVTQIFIMYFVAVDICNQEGVAEWNDEEHENKHGVLINPYALLYVFGIIWDMFLILLMIDEMRLSFAETRFILASAVWLKSLLSAANQTLDKCLSHFNLYLLHLQPCVSYTACVLFTFNKHLILRLLESIFLYLLLLIQFDIIIN; translated from the exons ATGACATATTTCGTTTTCCGCAAGGATTTTAATTTTGCAACGAAATTATTTCTTACGATTATTTATGCCATCTACTTCGTCAGCCGTTTCCTTGGCATTGCCTGCTTTTGCTACGATTCACAGCGTCAATGTGCTAAAGAATCCTGGCAGACACGTTTATACAGTGGTTGCTTGGTGCTCATTGTCCTGGCATTTATGCCATTTGCCATACGCATCCTGTTTTTACGACAAAATCTACTGCTTACATATGTGGGTTACATACGCTATGGCATGATGCTGCTCTGTGCCCTGGCCACTCTCTATATGCAGATGCATTATCGCCGGGCCATTATGGACTGTGTTAATAAGATGCTGGAATCAAGAGACATTCTGCAAATGAATATTAATCATGATAATCGCTCGCATAAACGTGTCATTTGGAATATTATGGCCAAATGTTTAACAATCATGTTGCAATTGCTGTGGATTATCTTCTTAATCCTTAATGATGAGGCCAGTAAACGTTTGTGGTATCTCGTCACCTTGCTGTATGTCCAGTATTGTCAGTTGATTTTGGTGACCACCTTGAATTTGCTGTTCTATGGCAGCTGGGTGATGACGTTAATAACTCAGCAACTAAATCACAATTTACGCGACAATTTAAagcaattaaaatgtttaacctATCATCGTACGGGCTATCACCAATATCGTCAGCAATACTTGTGCCATCAGCTGGAACAGGTTATGCAGCAGCACTGGCAGATGTTTAAATTGAGTGGCACGTTTTTGCATCTCTACTGTTGGCAAATTGTTTGTTTCCTGACATTTGTCATTATCGAGTGTGtaacacaaatatttatcatgtaTTTTGTGGCTGTCGATAT TTGTAACCAAGAAGGTGTAGCGGAGTGGAATGATGAGGAGCATGAAAATAAACATGGTGTTCTTATAAATCCTTATGCTCTGCTGTATGTATTTGGCATCATCTgggatatgtttttaatactgcTGATGATTGATGAAATGCGTTTGAGTTTCGCAGAGACACGTTTCATCCTTGCCAGTGCTGTGTGGCTGAAGTCGCTGTTATCGGCGGCAAATCAGACATTGGATAAATGT CTATCACACTTTAACCTTTATTTGTTACATCTTCAACCTTGTGTGTCGTATACCGCCTGTGTCCTTTTCACattcaataaacatttaattttacgTTTATTGGAGAGCATTTTCTtgtatttattacttttaatacaatttgataTAATaatcaattga
- the LOC135955773 gene encoding uncharacterized protein DDB_G0288805 isoform X2: MEANCLTDSERQAELEDSVIAWQDKYDRLYESHKRVQKVNQSLEDKLLKLVDRNTGERAQLTSDVATLSVRLAQANFNISKLQRDIERYKTDINLAIQLLQCKPDGFVPQKISSLPIDIQSKVSSYMRLDTNSHSDSEGSVTGIGISTTAAYKVLPATDSPPPAPCPFPPTAMVYSMRGLDGKQNSESTLNLSNNNNNNNNNNSTSDTLNNNNNNSNNNNNNNSGNNTIRNSTISLNTTTATTNCALNGNAMISSVVMAKFLEDELKAGEIKHCDTCQCSKDLTVLADVSRSYSVATQTPFVTNANSSNGNLNDSMAQLCLRCYSNLNSPSRTNSPFTKNLLKSSDSVISETKSSVSDLNDMDKLFTPAKKDDLMVNPILGHHRLCERTSLLKGVHGQAGAAKTSYNTILDNMRTLNGYQRRFIDGGGTALELLEERSKLLNPKQYSLKLTNHEDINGNDELEDEEKPLLGSNVIHSNLLDNEMEERESLKVKSKLRAESSCELGVARDHIKSPTASTKSALDTKLTNSLLKTQISGSVNSVWSKTSSCEGAKMFENFNRNLIKTIKAENPKYRGPRLCAMRIQQNGQSNILLDNIESIEALTPVIYRRRERLLDEELEDGKDIITSKSTRETQATIETAKEAIETEPASDDLKPMDAATIKEENETDCAIVIADSNPNETILVCGDEKTDSLLEIKMEAVVKPCLQTTTATYYDNTSKMSGTQSSSISETIDFQETVILRRQQLSRVAEWVQNNTQQMEMEQQQQQQHLSTLNHCDSSGTDHQSSFSTLDQLDSVSVEKLSMDSGYKTTPQLQPITNSSQDETIKTSDDSLSPKSDLNNQSPLNFPQNPSNTDSPQQEQTDSTQIYNTPQTYYRRTSRSGLPVAYTAALDAQDSSSQCSQIIPEQPTCDILNYKYYPNDSDKTRAIKAELHTTTQNVDIAQMEYNVKQFLLKQNEWSMRSTRSQNPITNSNQMTTASAVPTNRHTSIRHIKLFSSSTAGIGPGKGERVRTTINQQIASTVPSNITNLAAIASTTDGLGNCTKFNDLKVSSAASNNNSSLNNNHTITTTTSHGSMPQRTETNL, encoded by the exons gAACGTTACAAAACCGATATCAATTTAGCCATACAATTGTTGCAATGCAAACCCGATGGATTTGTGCCACAAAAAATATCTTCA CTTCCAATTGATATACAATCGAAAGTATCCTCATATATGCGTTTGGATACAAATTCCCATTCAGATTCCGAGGGTAGTGTAACGGGTATCGGTATCTCAACAACAGCTGCCTATAAAGTGCTTCCAGCAACGGACTCACCACCACCGGCACCCTGCCCCTTTCCGCCCACAGCCATGGTATATTCTATGCGGGGCCTTG ATGGTAAACAAAATTCCGAGTCCACATTAAATCtgtcaaataataataataacaacaacaacaataacagcacaagtgATACgctcaacaataacaacaataacagcaacaataataataacaataattccGGCAACAATACCATACGTAACTCCACTATATCGTTAAATACAACAACAGCCACCACAAATTGTGCCCTTAATGGCAATGCCATGATTTCATCCGTAGTCATGGCCAAATTCCTAGAAGATGAATTAAAGGCGGGTGAAATAAAACACTGTGACACGTGTCAGTGTTCCAAGGATCTAACAGTGTTGGCCGATGTTTCGCGCTCCTATTCCGTGGCCACACAAACGCCATTCGTTACAAATGCAAATAGCAGCAATGGCAACCTTAACGATTCCATGGCCCAATTATGTTTAAGATGCTACAGCAATCTAAATTCACCATCACGCACCAATAGTCCATTCACTAAGAATCTACTCAAGTCTAGTGATTCAGTGATATCGGAAACCAAGAGTTCCGTTTCGGATCTCAATGATATGGATAAATTATTTACGCCTGCGAAAAAAGATGATTTAATGGTGAATCCCATATTGGGACATCATCGTTTGTGTGAAAGAACTTCTTTACTCAAGGGTGTCCATGGTCAGGCAGGCGCTGCCAAGACCTCTTACAATACAATTCTAGACAATATGAGAACTTTGAATGGCTATCAGAGGCGTTTCATAGATGGCGGCGGTACAGCTTTAGAATTGCTAGAAGAACGCTCTAAACTTTTGAATCCCAAGCAGTATTCGTTGAAACTGACTAATCACGAAGACATTAATGGCAATGACGAACTGGAAGATGAGGAGAAACCTTTATTGGGTTCTAATGTAATACATTCAAATCTTTTGGATAACGAAATGGAGGAGAGAGAATCTTTAAAAGTCAAGAGTAAACTAAGAGCTGAAAGTTCTTGTGAGCTGGGAGTGGCAAGGGATCACATTAAATCGCCCACGGCCAGTACTAAAAGTGCTTTAGATACCAAACTAACAAAtagtctgttgaaaacacaaaTTTCCGGCAGTGTGAATAGTGTGTGGAGTAAGACGAGCAGCTGTGAAGGTGCTAAAATGTTTGAGAACTTCAATAGGAatctaataaaaacaataaag GCTGAAAATCCCAAATACCGAGGACCACGTCTATGTGCTATGCGCATACAACAGAATGGACAAAGCAATATACTTCTTGACAATATCGAGTCAATTGAGGCATTAACACCCGTCATCTATCGGCGACGCGAACGTTTACTCGACGAAGAACTAGAGGATGGCAAAGATATTATAACGTCCAAAAGCACCAGGGAAACCCAGGCAACAATAGAAACGGCCAAAGAAGCCATAGAAACGGAACCTGCTAGCGATGATCTAAAGCCCATGGATGCAGCTACAATAAAAGAAGAAAACGAAACGGATTGCGCAATAGTTATAGCGGACTCAAATCCAAATGAAACGATTTTAGTATGTGGTGATGAAAAGACTGATAGTTTGTTAGAAATTAAGATGGAAGCAGTAGTAAAGCCCTGCTTACAAACCACAACAGCTACTTATTACGATAATACATCCAAGATGTCGGGCACACAATCAAGTTCCATAAGTGAAACCATAGATTTTCAAGAGACCGTGATACTGAGAAGACAACAATTAAGTCGCGTAGCCGAATGGGTGCAAAACAATACCCAGCAAATGGAAAtggaacaacaacagcagcaacaacatttaAGTACTTTAAATCACTGTGATTCATCTGGCACCGATCATCAATCCTCATTTTCCACCTTAGACCAATTAGATTCAGTTTCAGTGGAAAAACTTTCAATGGACTCGGGCTATAAGACCACACCACAACTACAGCCCATTACCAATTCCAGTCAAGATGAAACTATTAAAACCTCCGACGATTCTCTGTCGCCCAAATCAGATTTGAACAATCAAAGTCCTTTGAATTTTCCACAAAATCCCTCTAATACAGATTCTCCCCAACAGGAACAAACTGATAGCACACAAATCTATAATACTCCGCAAACCTACTACCGTAGAACATCTCGTTCTGGTCTACCGGTAGCCTATACCGCTGCCCTAGATGCTCAAGACTCTAGCTCTCAGTGTTCCCAGATTATACCCGAACAGCCAACATGTGATATACTCAACTATAAATATTATCCCAATGACAGTGATAAAACGAGAGCCATTAAGGCGGAATTACACACAACCACGCAAAATGTTGACATAGCCCAAATGGAATATAATGTTAAACAATTCCTGCTAAAGCAAAACGAATGGTCCATGCGCTCAACCAGAAGTCAAAATCCCATAACAAATTCCAATCAGATGACAACAGCATCAGCAGTCCCCACAAACAGGCATACTTCCATAAGACATATAAAGCTGTTTTCATCCTCCACTGCTGGCATAGGACCGGGCAAGGGAGAGCGTGTTAGAACTACAATTAATCAACAAATTGCCAGTACAGTGCCCTCAAATATAACGAATTTGGCAGCAATCGCCTCCACAACGGACGGGCTAGgaaattgtacaaaatttaaCGATTTGAAAGTGTCTTCAGCTGCTTCCAATAATAATTCCtctttaaataataatcatacaaTAACTACAACAACATCACATGGTTCAATGCCCCAAAGAACTGAAACGAatttataa
- the LOC135955773 gene encoding uncharacterized protein DDB_G0288805 isoform X1: protein MEANCLTDSERQAELEDSVIAWQDKYDRLYESHKRVQKVNQSLEDKLLKLVDRNTGERAQLTSDVATLSVRLAQANFNISKLQRDIERYKTDINLAIQLLQCKPDGFVPQKISSLPIDIQSKVSSYMRLDTNSHSDSEGSVTGIGISTTAAYKVLPATDSPPPAPCPFPPTAMVYSMRGLGKYGKQNSESTLNLSNNNNNNNNNNSTSDTLNNNNNNSNNNNNNNSGNNTIRNSTISLNTTTATTNCALNGNAMISSVVMAKFLEDELKAGEIKHCDTCQCSKDLTVLADVSRSYSVATQTPFVTNANSSNGNLNDSMAQLCLRCYSNLNSPSRTNSPFTKNLLKSSDSVISETKSSVSDLNDMDKLFTPAKKDDLMVNPILGHHRLCERTSLLKGVHGQAGAAKTSYNTILDNMRTLNGYQRRFIDGGGTALELLEERSKLLNPKQYSLKLTNHEDINGNDELEDEEKPLLGSNVIHSNLLDNEMEERESLKVKSKLRAESSCELGVARDHIKSPTASTKSALDTKLTNSLLKTQISGSVNSVWSKTSSCEGAKMFENFNRNLIKTIKAENPKYRGPRLCAMRIQQNGQSNILLDNIESIEALTPVIYRRRERLLDEELEDGKDIITSKSTRETQATIETAKEAIETEPASDDLKPMDAATIKEENETDCAIVIADSNPNETILVCGDEKTDSLLEIKMEAVVKPCLQTTTATYYDNTSKMSGTQSSSISETIDFQETVILRRQQLSRVAEWVQNNTQQMEMEQQQQQQHLSTLNHCDSSGTDHQSSFSTLDQLDSVSVEKLSMDSGYKTTPQLQPITNSSQDETIKTSDDSLSPKSDLNNQSPLNFPQNPSNTDSPQQEQTDSTQIYNTPQTYYRRTSRSGLPVAYTAALDAQDSSSQCSQIIPEQPTCDILNYKYYPNDSDKTRAIKAELHTTTQNVDIAQMEYNVKQFLLKQNEWSMRSTRSQNPITNSNQMTTASAVPTNRHTSIRHIKLFSSSTAGIGPGKGERVRTTINQQIASTVPSNITNLAAIASTTDGLGNCTKFNDLKVSSAASNNNSSLNNNHTITTTTSHGSMPQRTETNL from the exons gAACGTTACAAAACCGATATCAATTTAGCCATACAATTGTTGCAATGCAAACCCGATGGATTTGTGCCACAAAAAATATCTTCA CTTCCAATTGATATACAATCGAAAGTATCCTCATATATGCGTTTGGATACAAATTCCCATTCAGATTCCGAGGGTAGTGTAACGGGTATCGGTATCTCAACAACAGCTGCCTATAAAGTGCTTCCAGCAACGGACTCACCACCACCGGCACCCTGCCCCTTTCCGCCCACAGCCATGGTATATTCTATGCGGGGCCTTGGTAAGT ATGGTAAACAAAATTCCGAGTCCACATTAAATCtgtcaaataataataataacaacaacaacaataacagcacaagtgATACgctcaacaataacaacaataacagcaacaataataataacaataattccGGCAACAATACCATACGTAACTCCACTATATCGTTAAATACAACAACAGCCACCACAAATTGTGCCCTTAATGGCAATGCCATGATTTCATCCGTAGTCATGGCCAAATTCCTAGAAGATGAATTAAAGGCGGGTGAAATAAAACACTGTGACACGTGTCAGTGTTCCAAGGATCTAACAGTGTTGGCCGATGTTTCGCGCTCCTATTCCGTGGCCACACAAACGCCATTCGTTACAAATGCAAATAGCAGCAATGGCAACCTTAACGATTCCATGGCCCAATTATGTTTAAGATGCTACAGCAATCTAAATTCACCATCACGCACCAATAGTCCATTCACTAAGAATCTACTCAAGTCTAGTGATTCAGTGATATCGGAAACCAAGAGTTCCGTTTCGGATCTCAATGATATGGATAAATTATTTACGCCTGCGAAAAAAGATGATTTAATGGTGAATCCCATATTGGGACATCATCGTTTGTGTGAAAGAACTTCTTTACTCAAGGGTGTCCATGGTCAGGCAGGCGCTGCCAAGACCTCTTACAATACAATTCTAGACAATATGAGAACTTTGAATGGCTATCAGAGGCGTTTCATAGATGGCGGCGGTACAGCTTTAGAATTGCTAGAAGAACGCTCTAAACTTTTGAATCCCAAGCAGTATTCGTTGAAACTGACTAATCACGAAGACATTAATGGCAATGACGAACTGGAAGATGAGGAGAAACCTTTATTGGGTTCTAATGTAATACATTCAAATCTTTTGGATAACGAAATGGAGGAGAGAGAATCTTTAAAAGTCAAGAGTAAACTAAGAGCTGAAAGTTCTTGTGAGCTGGGAGTGGCAAGGGATCACATTAAATCGCCCACGGCCAGTACTAAAAGTGCTTTAGATACCAAACTAACAAAtagtctgttgaaaacacaaaTTTCCGGCAGTGTGAATAGTGTGTGGAGTAAGACGAGCAGCTGTGAAGGTGCTAAAATGTTTGAGAACTTCAATAGGAatctaataaaaacaataaag GCTGAAAATCCCAAATACCGAGGACCACGTCTATGTGCTATGCGCATACAACAGAATGGACAAAGCAATATACTTCTTGACAATATCGAGTCAATTGAGGCATTAACACCCGTCATCTATCGGCGACGCGAACGTTTACTCGACGAAGAACTAGAGGATGGCAAAGATATTATAACGTCCAAAAGCACCAGGGAAACCCAGGCAACAATAGAAACGGCCAAAGAAGCCATAGAAACGGAACCTGCTAGCGATGATCTAAAGCCCATGGATGCAGCTACAATAAAAGAAGAAAACGAAACGGATTGCGCAATAGTTATAGCGGACTCAAATCCAAATGAAACGATTTTAGTATGTGGTGATGAAAAGACTGATAGTTTGTTAGAAATTAAGATGGAAGCAGTAGTAAAGCCCTGCTTACAAACCACAACAGCTACTTATTACGATAATACATCCAAGATGTCGGGCACACAATCAAGTTCCATAAGTGAAACCATAGATTTTCAAGAGACCGTGATACTGAGAAGACAACAATTAAGTCGCGTAGCCGAATGGGTGCAAAACAATACCCAGCAAATGGAAAtggaacaacaacagcagcaacaacatttaAGTACTTTAAATCACTGTGATTCATCTGGCACCGATCATCAATCCTCATTTTCCACCTTAGACCAATTAGATTCAGTTTCAGTGGAAAAACTTTCAATGGACTCGGGCTATAAGACCACACCACAACTACAGCCCATTACCAATTCCAGTCAAGATGAAACTATTAAAACCTCCGACGATTCTCTGTCGCCCAAATCAGATTTGAACAATCAAAGTCCTTTGAATTTTCCACAAAATCCCTCTAATACAGATTCTCCCCAACAGGAACAAACTGATAGCACACAAATCTATAATACTCCGCAAACCTACTACCGTAGAACATCTCGTTCTGGTCTACCGGTAGCCTATACCGCTGCCCTAGATGCTCAAGACTCTAGCTCTCAGTGTTCCCAGATTATACCCGAACAGCCAACATGTGATATACTCAACTATAAATATTATCCCAATGACAGTGATAAAACGAGAGCCATTAAGGCGGAATTACACACAACCACGCAAAATGTTGACATAGCCCAAATGGAATATAATGTTAAACAATTCCTGCTAAAGCAAAACGAATGGTCCATGCGCTCAACCAGAAGTCAAAATCCCATAACAAATTCCAATCAGATGACAACAGCATCAGCAGTCCCCACAAACAGGCATACTTCCATAAGACATATAAAGCTGTTTTCATCCTCCACTGCTGGCATAGGACCGGGCAAGGGAGAGCGTGTTAGAACTACAATTAATCAACAAATTGCCAGTACAGTGCCCTCAAATATAACGAATTTGGCAGCAATCGCCTCCACAACGGACGGGCTAGgaaattgtacaaaatttaaCGATTTGAAAGTGTCTTCAGCTGCTTCCAATAATAATTCCtctttaaataataatcatacaaTAACTACAACAACATCACATGGTTCAATGCCCCAAAGAACTGAAACGAatttataa